A stretch of DNA from Methylomicrobium lacus LW14:
TCGGACATAGATTAATAGGGTTGAACGAGAGGATTAGCCTCCCAAACCAGCCTTGATTTTTTGGCTGACCACCGCCATGTCGGCGCGCCCCTGCATTTTCGGCTTCAGCAGCCCCATCACCTTGCCCATGTCCTTGACCGCTTCGGCACCGGATTCGGCGATCGCTTCCTGAACCAGGGCGTCGATCTCGGCATCACTCAGCGCCGCAGGCAAGTATTCCTGAATGACTTTGACTTCCGCTTCTTCTATGTCAGCCAGATCGTTACGTCCGGCGTCGCTGTACTGCTTGATCGACTCGCGCCGCTGCTTCAGCATCTTGTCCAGCACCTGAATGGCCCGGTCGTTATCGAGCGTAATACGCTCGTCGACTTCGACCTGCTTGAATGCCGCCAGAATCAAACGGATCACGCCCAGCTTGAATTTGTCGCCGCCTTTCATGGCGGCTTTCATATCTTCCTTGATTCGGTCCGTCAATAAATCCATCATCCTAACCTGCGATTAAAGCGCAGGACGGCCGCGACGCAGATTTTTCAACGCATAACGCTCACGCGCCAGCTTTTTCAGGTGACGTTTGACAGCCGCCGCCCCTTTACGTTTACGTTCCGTGGTCGGCTTTTCATAAAACTCGCGGCGACGGACTTCGGCCAAGACACCGGCTTTTTCACAAGCGCGTTTAAAACGGCGAATGGCGATATCGAAAGGTTCGTTTTCTTTAATTTTGACTGACGGCATTATACGTTTCCAGATTTCCAGTTGTGTTAATATGAATAAAACAAGGGCGTTAGC
This window harbors:
- a CDS encoding GatB/YqeY domain-containing protein, with product MDLLTDRIKEDMKAAMKGGDKFKLGVIRLILAAFKQVEVDERITLDNDRAIQVLDKMLKQRRESIKQYSDAGRNDLADIEEAEVKVIQEYLPAALSDAEIDALVQEAIAESGAEAVKDMGKVMGLLKPKMQGRADMAVVSQKIKAGLGG
- the rpsU gene encoding 30S ribosomal protein S21, whose protein sequence is MPSVKIKENEPFDIAIRRFKRACEKAGVLAEVRRREFYEKPTTERKRKGAAAVKRHLKKLARERYALKNLRRGRPAL